A region from the Biomphalaria glabrata chromosome 14, xgBioGlab47.1, whole genome shotgun sequence genome encodes:
- the LOC106053177 gene encoding uncharacterized protein LOC106053177 isoform X2, with amino-acid sequence MARTYILFLIILGHFRDSVTEVVYLNPYTKQSYSGCQEGFIDGLDRYIYNGTLDTTSQLLNIRQIVRFQMQTSSLTGYNTVCQVSIYPNCDNTDKMDACYCRNLQHSKVELILNLTATMIFSNGTLRIEWPQIFSSSDISNEHPIPITYAQPVATLKVDNVTVSLDECNIQLTAATHWIEWCVTGLSSPILTLNISATTLQSQSECIRYTYTNSSSERNPINLSVSYLELDGCRRTNRTYCFLNSHIGDSVTEVVHLNPYTKQSYSGCQEKFIDGLDRYIYNGTLDTTSQDLSRRQIVYFEMQTSSLTGYYIVCQVSIYPNCDNTDTLGACYCRNVQHSKVELILNLTATMRFSNGTLRILWPQFGSSSDISNEELIPITYAQPVATLKVDNVHVSLDTCDFQLTTTHLIEWCVTGLHSYILTLNVSSTGLRSHNECIKFTYTFSSSECSPINFSVSYLELDGRRRANRKSCFLDIPVEEMQ; translated from the exons ATGGCCAGgacatatattttgtttttaatcattcTTG GCCACTTTCGTGATTCTGTGACAGAGGTAGTGTACCTTAATCCTTATACTAAACAGAGTTATTCTGGCTGCCAGGAAGGATTTATAGATGGATTAGATAGATACATATACAATGGCACTCTTGATACAACATCTCAACTTTTAAACATAAGGCAGATTGTTAGATTTCAGATGCAAACCTCATCATTAACTGGTTATAATACA GTTTGCCAAGTTTCCATTTATCCAAATTGTGATAATACCGATAAAATGGATGCGTGCTACTGTAGAAATTTACAACATTCTAAGGTGGAATTGATTTTGAATCTTACAGCAACCATGATATTTTCTAATGGTACCTTGAGAATAGAGTGGCCTCAAATTTTTAGCTCTTCAGACATAAGTAATGAACATCCAATTCCTATTACCTATG cACAACCTGTTGCAACACTTAAAGTGGATAATGTTACTGTGAGTCTTGATGAATGTAACATTCAATTAACAGCAGCAACACATTGGATAGAATGGTGTGTCACAGGACTAAGTTCTCCTATTCTGACCTTGAATATCTCAGCTACCACCCTGCAGTCACAAAGCGAATGTATTCGGTACACATACACGAACAGTAGCAGTGAGAGAAATCCAATAAACTTGAGTGTTTCCTATCTCGAGCTAGATGGATGTAGAAGAACAAACAGAACATATTGTTTCTTGAACA GCCACATTGGCGATTCTGTGACAGAGGTAGTGCACCTTAATCCTTATACTAAACAGAGTTATTCTGGCTGCCAGGAAAAATTTATAGATGGATTAGATCGATACATATACAATGGGACTCTTGATACAACATCTCAAGATTTAAGCAGGAGGCAGATTGTTTACTTTGAGATGCAAACCTCATCATTAACTGGTTACTATATA GTTTGCCAAGTTTCCATTTATCCAAATTGTGATAATACCGATACATTGGGTGCGTGCTACTGTAGAAATGTACAACATTCTAAGGTGGAATTGATTTTGAATCTTACAGCAACCATGAGATTTTCTAATGGTACCCTGAGGATACTGTGGCCTCAATTTGGTAGCTCTTCAGACATAAGTAATGAAGAACTAATTCCTATTACCTATG cCCAACCTGTTGCAACACTTAAAGTGGACAATGTTCATGTGAGTCTTGATACATGTGATTTTCAAttgacaacaacacatttgatagaATGGTGTGTCACAGGACTCCATTCTTATATTCTGACCTTGAATGTTTCATCTACTGGCCTACGGTCACACAATGAATGTATTAAGTTCACGTACACGTTTAGCAGCAGTGAGTGTAGCCCAATAAACTTTAGTGTTTCATATCTCGAGCTAGACGGACGTAGAAGAGCAAACAGAAAATCTTGTTTCTTGGACA
- the LOC106053177 gene encoding uncharacterized protein LOC106053177 isoform X4, which translates to MYKEMTTYNKLDSINFLPRKEQSTIFQLRTGHTPLLNYHLNKINSTQLPLCRHCAHPFETVNHILFECPSLIHLRQTLLPLQPNITNTLYGRDEQLKKTAHYFFLGTVCKRAHSSAAIKLARRRRKGQVAQPVATLKVDNVTVSLDECNIQLTAATHWIEWCVTGLSSPILTLNISATTLQSQSECIRYTYTNSSSERNPINLSVSYLELDGCRRTNRTYCFLNSHIGDSVTEVVHLNPYTKQSYSGCQEKFIDGLDRYIYNGTLDTTSQDLSRRQIVYFEMQTSSLTGYYIVCQVSIYPNCDNTDTLGACYCRNVQHSKVELILNLTATMRFSNGTLRILWPQFGSSSDISNEELIPITYAQPVATLKVDNVHVSLDTCDFQLTTTHLIEWCVTGLHSYILTLNVSSTGLRSHNECIKFTYTFSSSECSPINFSVSYLELDGRRRANRKSCFLDIPVEEMQ; encoded by the exons atgtacaaagaaatgactacgtataacaaactggacagtattaacttcctcccccgcaaagaacaatctacaatcttccaactaagaacaggacacacaccactattaaattaccacctgaacaaaataaactccacacaactccccctttgcagacactgcgcccacccctttgaaaccgtaaaccatatcctctttgaatgcccctccctaatccaccttaggcagaccctacttccactacagcccaacataaccaacaccctgtacggccgtgatgaacaactgaagaaaacagcacactatttttttcttggcacagtctgcaaaagagctcacagttcagcagcaataaagctggctagaagaagaagaaaaggtcAGGTGG cACAACCTGTTGCAACACTTAAAGTGGATAATGTTACTGTGAGTCTTGATGAATGTAACATTCAATTAACAGCAGCAACACATTGGATAGAATGGTGTGTCACAGGACTAAGTTCTCCTATTCTGACCTTGAATATCTCAGCTACCACCCTGCAGTCACAAAGCGAATGTATTCGGTACACATACACGAACAGTAGCAGTGAGAGAAATCCAATAAACTTGAGTGTTTCCTATCTCGAGCTAGATGGATGTAGAAGAACAAACAGAACATATTGTTTCTTGAACA GCCACATTGGCGATTCTGTGACAGAGGTAGTGCACCTTAATCCTTATACTAAACAGAGTTATTCTGGCTGCCAGGAAAAATTTATAGATGGATTAGATCGATACATATACAATGGGACTCTTGATACAACATCTCAAGATTTAAGCAGGAGGCAGATTGTTTACTTTGAGATGCAAACCTCATCATTAACTGGTTACTATATA GTTTGCCAAGTTTCCATTTATCCAAATTGTGATAATACCGATACATTGGGTGCGTGCTACTGTAGAAATGTACAACATTCTAAGGTGGAATTGATTTTGAATCTTACAGCAACCATGAGATTTTCTAATGGTACCCTGAGGATACTGTGGCCTCAATTTGGTAGCTCTTCAGACATAAGTAATGAAGAACTAATTCCTATTACCTATG cCCAACCTGTTGCAACACTTAAAGTGGACAATGTTCATGTGAGTCTTGATACATGTGATTTTCAAttgacaacaacacatttgatagaATGGTGTGTCACAGGACTCCATTCTTATATTCTGACCTTGAATGTTTCATCTACTGGCCTACGGTCACACAATGAATGTATTAAGTTCACGTACACGTTTAGCAGCAGTGAGTGTAGCCCAATAAACTTTAGTGTTTCATATCTCGAGCTAGACGGACGTAGAAGAGCAAACAGAAAATCTTGTTTCTTGGACA